Proteins encoded by one window of Antechinus flavipes isolate AdamAnt ecotype Samford, QLD, Australia chromosome 4, AdamAnt_v2, whole genome shotgun sequence:
- the CRYBA1 gene encoding beta-crystallin A3 — translation MAQTNPLPGPLGPWKVTIYDQENFQGKRVEFTGPCPNVSECSFDNIRSLKVECGAWVGYEHTSFCGQQFVLERGEYPRWEAWSGSNAYHVERLMSFRPICSANHKESKIMIFEKENFIGRQWEICDDYPSLQAMGWCNNEVGSMKIQCGAWVCYQYPGYRGYQYILECDHHGGDYKHWREWGSHAQTSQIQSIRRIQQ, via the exons ATGGCTCAGACAAACCCTCTACCTGGGCCTCTAGGGCCATGGAAG GTAACCATCTATGACCAGGAGAACTTCCAGGGCAAGAGGGTGGAGTTCACGGGCCCCTGTCCCAATGTCTCCGAGTGCAGCTTTGACAACATCCGCTCCCTGAAGGTGGAATGTGGCGC ATGGGTGGGTTACGAACACACAAGCTTCTGTGGGCAGCAGTTTGTCCTGGAGAGGGGAGAATACCCACGCTGGGAAGCCTGGAGCGGGAGCAATGCCTACCACGTGGAGCGTCTCATGTCCTTTCGCCCAATCTGCTCCGCG AACCATAAGGAATCCAAGATCATgatctttgagaaagaaaacttTATTGGCCGCCAGTGGGAGATATGCGATGACTACCCCTCCTTGCAGGCCATGGGCTGGTGCAACAATGAAGTTGGTTCCATGAAGATACAGTGTGGAGC ATGGGTCTGCTACCAATATCCTGGATACCGTGGGTACCAGTATATCTTGGAGTGTGATCACCATGGAGGAGACTATAAGCACTGGAGAGAATGGGGCTCTCATGCCCAGACTTCCCAGATTCAGTCAATCCGCCGCATCCAGCAGTAA